The Chryseobacterium nakagawai genome has a segment encoding these proteins:
- a CDS encoding ABC transporter permease: MKFPLYFSRKIAFSKDNKNNLSRVIIFIGRLSVALGIIVSLITVATGFGSKKAIKERLADFSGHITVRSTRSNSSYNTSVLDNQGLNIAKIKELPDVETIQKYVTVTGIMRNEHNFAGIIFKGIGKDFDSLRFKKFLIAGTTPKVTEVGFNNDVAISQKIANDLHLKVNDSIVTVFLKADQKPLYRKFKIIGIYRTDIKLIDEQFVIGGINHARKIQDMKPDEIGGIDIFLKNVNDIDKDFPDIEKLIGYKNYAEKATEKFPQITDWISIFDTNIALIIIIMLVVVVINIIMVLLILIIERTNSIGLLKTLGASNAQIRATFINYTLIIMIPGLLYGNAIGLGLILIQKFFGVIKLNPENYYVSTVPVDLNPIAIISISLGILVISALALIIPSYLISKISPVKAIKYN, from the coding sequence TTGAAGTTTCCTTTATATTTCTCTAGAAAAATAGCGTTTTCCAAAGATAACAAAAATAACCTTTCAAGGGTTATCATCTTCATTGGCAGGCTTTCCGTAGCACTGGGAATTATTGTTTCTCTAATTACTGTAGCCACCGGATTTGGTTCTAAAAAAGCTATTAAAGAGAGACTGGCAGATTTCAGCGGACATATCACAGTAAGATCTACCCGATCCAACTCTTCCTATAATACTTCGGTTTTGGATAATCAGGGACTGAATATTGCCAAGATCAAAGAGCTTCCGGATGTGGAAACGATCCAAAAATATGTAACGGTTACCGGAATTATGCGTAATGAACATAATTTTGCAGGAATTATATTTAAAGGAATTGGAAAGGATTTCGACAGTTTAAGGTTTAAAAAATTCCTTATTGCCGGAACTACTCCCAAGGTGACAGAAGTAGGGTTCAACAATGATGTTGCTATTTCACAAAAAATAGCCAATGATCTTCACCTTAAAGTTAATGACAGTATCGTTACTGTCTTCTTAAAAGCCGATCAAAAACCTCTTTACCGAAAGTTTAAAATTATCGGAATCTACAGAACAGACATTAAGCTCATCGATGAACAGTTTGTTATTGGTGGAATTAATCATGCGAGAAAAATTCAGGATATGAAACCTGATGAAATTGGCGGAATTGATATTTTCCTGAAAAATGTCAATGATATTGATAAAGATTTTCCAGACATTGAAAAACTGATCGGTTATAAAAACTATGCTGAAAAGGCAACAGAAAAATTTCCACAAATCACTGACTGGATAAGCATCTTTGATACCAATATTGCGCTCATCATCATCATCATGCTGGTTGTAGTGGTTATCAATATTATTATGGTCCTTCTGATCCTTATTATTGAAAGAACCAACTCCATTGGTTTACTTAAGACTTTAGGTGCAAGCAATGCTCAAATCAGGGCTACTTTTATCAATTATACCCTTATCATTATGATCCCTGGGCTTTTATATGGGAATGCTATTGGGTTGGGATTGATTCTTATTCAGAAATTCTTTGGAGTGATTAAACTTAATCCGGAAAATTACTACGTAAGCACAGTACCGGTAGATCTTAACCCTATTGCTATCATTTCTATTTCATTAGGGATTTTGGTGATATCTGCTCTTGCCTTAATTATTCCGAGTTATCTGATCAGTAAGATTTCTCCGGTGAAAGCCATTAAGTATAATTAA
- a CDS encoding PLP-dependent cysteine synthase family protein, producing the protein MKYAKNILETIGNTPLVKLNNVLGEDFPALVLAKVETFNPGNSVKDRMALKMIEDAEKDGRLKPGGTIIEGTSGNTGMGLALAAIIKGYKCIFVTNSKQSKEKCDILRAVGAEVIVCPTDVKPTDPRSYYSVSKRLAKETENGWYVNQYDNLSNRTAHYESTAPEIWEQTEGKLTHFVAGAGTGGTITGCGTFFKEKNKDIKIIGVDTYGSILKEFHETGELHYDHAYTYITEGIGEDIIPENYDMSVIDHFEKVTDKDGAIYARKLAKEEGIFCGYSAGSAIASLIQMKDQFTKDDVIVVLLHDHGSRYVGKIYNDEWMKEMGWLE; encoded by the coding sequence ATGAAATACGCAAAAAATATCCTTGAAACTATAGGAAACACACCATTGGTAAAACTTAACAATGTACTGGGTGAAGATTTTCCAGCATTAGTTTTAGCAAAAGTTGAGACATTCAACCCTGGGAACTCTGTAAAGGACAGAATGGCTCTTAAAATGATCGAAGATGCCGAGAAAGACGGCAGATTAAAACCTGGAGGAACCATTATTGAGGGAACTTCCGGAAATACAGGAATGGGATTGGCATTAGCTGCCATCATCAAGGGGTACAAATGTATCTTTGTAACCAATTCCAAACAATCTAAAGAAAAGTGTGATATTCTTCGTGCTGTAGGTGCTGAAGTAATTGTTTGCCCTACGGATGTGAAGCCTACAGATCCGCGCTCTTATTATTCGGTATCGAAAAGACTGGCTAAAGAAACAGAAAACGGTTGGTATGTAAACCAATATGACAATCTATCCAACAGAACTGCTCACTATGAGTCTACAGCACCTGAGATCTGGGAACAGACGGAAGGAAAACTGACTCACTTTGTAGCAGGAGCAGGAACTGGAGGAACTATTACAGGATGTGGAACATTCTTCAAGGAAAAAAATAAGGATATTAAGATAATCGGAGTTGACACTTATGGTTCTATCCTTAAGGAGTTCCACGAAACCGGAGAATTACACTACGACCACGCGTATACGTACATCACGGAAGGAATTGGAGAAGATATCATCCCTGAAAACTATGATATGTCTGTTATTGATCACTTTGAAAAAGTAACGGATAAGGACGGAGCGATCTATGCAAGAAAACTGGCTAAAGAAGAAGGAATTTTCTGCGGATATTCTGCAGGAAGTGCTATCGCTTCATTAATACAGATGAAAGATCAGTTCACTAAAGATGATGTTATCGTAGTTTTACTTCACGACCACGGTTCACGATATGTAGGTAAGATCTACAATGATGAGTGGATGAAGGAAATGGGCTGGCTGGAATAA